One genomic region from Bacillus spongiae encodes:
- a CDS encoding thioesterase family protein, with the protein MHISETTIKVRYAETDQMGVVYHANYLVWMELGRTKHIEDIGFQYAEMENEGILCPVVDLQISYKKPFRYGDTATVKTWIEEYNGVRLTYGYEMYSEDGELAVSGSSEHICVKKDSFRPISLKKRFANWHEVYEKVKKQTQS; encoded by the coding sequence ATGCATATTTCAGAAACAACGATAAAGGTAAGATATGCAGAAACGGACCAAATGGGTGTCGTGTATCATGCAAATTATTTAGTGTGGATGGAACTTGGTCGTACAAAGCATATTGAAGATATTGGCTTTCAATATGCAGAAATGGAAAATGAGGGTATTCTTTGCCCAGTTGTAGACTTACAAATTTCATATAAAAAGCCTTTTCGATATGGCGATACCGCCACTGTGAAGACGTGGATCGAGGAATATAATGGGGTTCGGTTGACGTATGGCTATGAAATGTACAGTGAGGATGGAGAATTGGCAGTTTCAGGGAGTTCGGAACATATTTGTGTTAAAAAAGACTCATTTCGGCCGATTTCCTTAAAGAAGAGATTTGCTAACTGGCATGAAGTATACGAAAAGGTAAAGAAACAAACGCAATCATGA
- a CDS encoding TlpA disulfide reductase family protein produces MKNKAIGFLLLSVILFIFSQELFANDKSEKANSIFENKETEETKETEKNQQGIQLYNLDGELISLNDYVGKKVILNFWATWCPPCKEELPALQGFYDSNPNVELLTINIDPENDVKAFADKYKLTFPILLDEDHLVEGGFGVLSIPTTILVNERGEIVENKVGPVDLETLTEWSTNP; encoded by the coding sequence ATGAAAAATAAGGCTATAGGGTTCTTGCTATTAAGTGTCATTCTCTTCATCTTCTCACAGGAATTATTTGCAAATGACAAGTCGGAAAAAGCAAATTCTATTTTTGAAAATAAAGAAACAGAAGAAACAAAAGAAACAGAGAAAAATCAACAAGGTATACAATTATACAACCTAGATGGTGAGCTCATTTCATTAAACGATTACGTTGGCAAGAAAGTAATCCTAAATTTTTGGGCAACGTGGTGTCCACCATGTAAGGAAGAGTTGCCTGCCCTACAAGGATTTTATGATTCCAACCCTAATGTGGAGCTTCTTACGATTAATATTGACCCTGAAAACGATGTAAAGGCATTTGCCGATAAATACAAATTAACATTCCCGATTTTATTAGACGAAGATCATCTAGTAGAGGGTGGATTTGGCGTGTTATCGATTCCCACAACGATACTTGTTAATGAAAGAGGCGAAATAGTGGAAAATAAAGTTGGACCGGTTGACCTTGAAACATTAACGGAATGGAGTACTAACCCGTAG
- the tlp gene encoding small acid-soluble spore protein Tlp yields MAWDKPKPDDRSDNVEKLQNMVFNTIQNMERAEESMANTDCEQQLEQIQAKNERRRESIDAFRSEIKDEYAHQQGEE; encoded by the coding sequence ATGGCATGGGATAAACCAAAACCTGATGATCGTAGTGATAACGTGGAAAAGCTGCAAAACATGGTATTTAATACGATTCAAAATATGGAACGAGCAGAAGAATCAATGGCTAACACGGATTGTGAACAACAATTGGAACAAATCCAAGCCAAAAATGAGCGCCGCCGGGAGAGTATTGACGCGTTTCGGAGCGAGATAAAGGATGAGTACGCTCATCAACAAGGAGAAGAATAA
- a CDS encoding FbpB family small basic protein, with protein sequence MRKLRKKSFADLVNENKRALMSDSKAMDEIEERIEARYEIKRMEKAE encoded by the coding sequence ATGAGAAAATTGAGAAAGAAATCATTTGCAGACCTTGTGAACGAGAATAAACGAGCTTTAATGAGTGATTCAAAAGCGATGGATGAAATTGAAGAACGAATTGAAGCGCGCTATGAAATAAAAAGAATGGAAAAGGCAGAATAA
- a CDS encoding acid-soluble spore protein N yields the protein MSNPKGSRKHFVPNHIGTQPRAAGGNKGKQMQDKSGLHTQVIQTKGE from the coding sequence ATGAGTAATCCAAAAGGAAGTCGAAAACACTTCGTTCCAAATCATATTGGTACTCAGCCACGTGCAGCTGGAGGGAATAAAGGAAAACAGATGCAAGATAAATCTGGATTACACACGCAAGTAATTCAAACAAAAGGTGAATAA
- the acnA gene encoding aconitate hydratase AcnA — protein MAKNDFFNARSSFDLNGKRYQYYRLNALKDAGVADVSRLPYSVKVLLESVLRQYDGHVITKEHVENLANWGSESVKDAEVPFKPSRVILQDFTGVPAVVDLASLRKAMADMGGDPDKINPEIPVDLVIDHSVQVDKYGTSDALQANMELEFERNAERYQFLSWAQKAFKNYRAVPPATGIVHQVNLEYLASVVHAIETPDGEFETYPDTLVGTDSHTTMINGIGVLGWGVGGIEAEAGMLGQPSYFPIPEVIGVKLIGELPNGATATDLALKVTQVLRQKGVVGKFVEFFGNGVTSLPLADRATIANMAPEYGATCGFFPVDAESLDYLRLTGRDEDHIQVVEQYLKENDMFFTADNADPVYTDVVEISLSEIEPNLSGPKRPQDLIPLSQMKEEFHRALNAPAGNQGFGVSEGELNKEAVVKFNNGDEATMNTGAIAIAAITSCTNTSNPYVMLGAGLVAKKAVELGMEVPKFVKTSLAPGSKVVTGYLEDSGLLPYLDKLGFNLVGYGCTTCIGNSGPLTEEIEQAISDNDLLVTSVLSGNRNFEGRIHPLVRGNYLASPPLVVAYALAGTVDIDLQNDSIGKDKDGKDVYFKDIWPTTEEVKDAVKQSVTPEIFRREYENVFTDNASWNEIQTSNEPLYSFDDESTYIQNPPFFEGLAKDPDEIKPLSGLRIVGKFGDSVTTDHISPAGAIGKDTPAGKYLRSKGVETRDFNSYGSRRGNHEVMMRGTFANIRIRNQVAPNTEGGFTTYWPENEVTSMYEGCMTYKQNGTGLAVIAGKDYGMGSSRDWAAKGTNLLGIKTVIAESYERIHRSNLVMMGVLPLQFKQGESAETLGLTGQESIAVELQEGVKPRDIVTATATDESGKVTTFEALVRFDSDVEVDYYRHGGILQMVLRKKLHG, from the coding sequence ATGGCAAAGAACGATTTTTTTAATGCACGTTCTTCATTCGATTTGAACGGAAAGCGTTATCAATATTATCGTTTAAACGCATTAAAGGATGCGGGAGTAGCAGATGTTAGTCGCTTACCTTACTCAGTAAAGGTACTTCTAGAATCTGTTCTTCGTCAATATGATGGACACGTTATTACAAAAGAGCATGTTGAAAATTTAGCAAATTGGGGATCAGAATCTGTAAAGGATGCAGAGGTTCCATTTAAACCATCACGAGTTATTTTACAAGATTTTACCGGCGTACCAGCAGTTGTTGACCTTGCGTCACTTCGTAAAGCAATGGCCGATATGGGAGGAGACCCAGATAAGATCAACCCTGAAATTCCTGTAGATCTTGTCATTGACCACTCTGTTCAAGTGGACAAATATGGAACAAGCGATGCACTCCAAGCAAATATGGAGCTAGAATTTGAAAGAAATGCAGAACGTTATCAGTTTTTAAGCTGGGCGCAAAAAGCATTCAAAAACTATCGTGCCGTTCCACCAGCAACGGGAATTGTTCACCAAGTAAACCTTGAGTATTTAGCAAGCGTTGTACATGCTATTGAAACTCCTGACGGTGAATTTGAAACATATCCTGATACACTAGTTGGAACAGATTCTCATACAACGATGATCAACGGAATCGGTGTTCTAGGTTGGGGTGTAGGTGGTATTGAAGCTGAAGCAGGAATGCTTGGACAGCCATCTTATTTCCCAATTCCTGAAGTCATTGGTGTGAAACTAATTGGTGAACTACCAAATGGGGCAACTGCAACCGATCTTGCTCTTAAAGTAACACAAGTATTACGCCAAAAAGGTGTTGTAGGGAAATTTGTTGAGTTCTTTGGTAACGGTGTTACCTCACTTCCACTAGCAGATCGTGCAACTATTGCCAATATGGCTCCAGAATACGGTGCTACATGTGGATTCTTCCCAGTTGATGCAGAATCTTTAGATTATCTTCGCTTAACGGGACGCGATGAAGACCATATTCAAGTTGTCGAGCAATATTTAAAAGAAAATGATATGTTCTTTACAGCTGACAATGCTGATCCTGTCTACACAGATGTTGTGGAAATTAGTCTATCTGAGATTGAGCCAAATTTATCAGGTCCAAAACGTCCACAAGATTTAATTCCACTTTCGCAAATGAAAGAGGAATTCCATCGTGCTCTAAATGCACCAGCAGGAAACCAAGGCTTTGGTGTATCAGAGGGTGAGCTAAACAAAGAAGCTGTTGTGAAATTTAACAATGGTGATGAAGCTACAATGAATACTGGTGCGATTGCGATTGCTGCCATTACTAGTTGTACGAATACTTCTAACCCATACGTTATGCTTGGCGCAGGTTTAGTAGCGAAAAAAGCAGTTGAACTTGGAATGGAAGTTCCGAAATTTGTCAAAACATCTTTAGCACCAGGATCAAAAGTAGTAACAGGCTATTTAGAAGATTCAGGATTACTTCCATATTTAGATAAGCTCGGATTTAACCTAGTAGGATATGGATGTACGACATGTATCGGTAACTCCGGTCCTTTAACGGAAGAAATCGAACAAGCGATTTCTGATAACGATCTTCTTGTTACATCTGTCCTATCTGGTAACCGTAATTTTGAAGGACGTATTCACCCACTAGTACGCGGTAACTATCTTGCATCACCACCACTAGTTGTTGCCTATGCACTGGCTGGTACCGTAGATATTGACCTTCAAAACGATTCAATTGGGAAAGATAAAGACGGTAAGGACGTTTATTTCAAGGATATTTGGCCAACTACAGAAGAAGTGAAGGACGCCGTTAAACAAAGTGTAACGCCTGAAATCTTCCGTCGTGAATACGAAAATGTGTTTACGGATAATGCAAGCTGGAATGAAATTCAAACATCAAATGAGCCATTGTACTCGTTTGATGATGAGTCTACTTACATTCAAAATCCACCATTCTTTGAAGGGTTAGCTAAAGATCCAGATGAGATTAAGCCATTAAGTGGATTACGTATTGTTGGTAAGTTCGGTGACTCTGTTACAACGGATCACATTTCACCTGCAGGTGCTATTGGAAAAGATACACCAGCTGGAAAGTATCTACGTTCTAAAGGTGTAGAAACACGTGATTTCAATTCATATGGTTCTCGACGTGGTAATCATGAAGTCATGATGCGCGGAACATTTGCGAATATTCGTATTCGAAATCAAGTTGCACCAAACACAGAGGGTGGTTTCACTACGTACTGGCCTGAAAATGAAGTAACGTCAATGTACGAAGGTTGCATGACTTACAAGCAAAACGGTACTGGTTTAGCTGTTATTGCAGGTAAAGACTACGGAATGGGTTCTTCCCGTGACTGGGCAGCTAAAGGAACAAACCTTTTAGGTATAAAAACAGTTATTGCTGAAAGCTATGAGCGTATTCACCGTTCGAACCTAGTGATGATGGGTGTGCTTCCACTTCAATTCAAACAAGGGGAAAGTGCTGAAACATTAGGTTTAACTGGTCAAGAAAGCATTGCTGTTGAACTACAGGAAGGTGTTAAACCACGTGATATCGTTACGGCTACGGCAACCGACGAAAGCGGAAAGGTAACAACCTTTGAAGCACTTGTACGCTTCGATTCTGATGTTGAAGTAGATTACTACAGACACGGTGGAATTCTGCAAATGGTACTACGTAAAAAGCTTCACGGTTAA
- a CDS encoding small acid-soluble spore protein P, translating to MNKNDSKDMRKNAPKGDNPGQPAPLSGSHKAKNQKHSRQKNHSSHDM from the coding sequence ATGAATAAAAATGATAGCAAGGACATGCGAAAGAATGCGCCAAAAGGTGATAACCCTGGTCAACCTGCCCCATTAAGTGGTTCTCATAAAGCAAAAAATCAGAAGCATTCTAGACAAAAGAACCATAGCTCCCACGACATGTAA
- a CDS encoding cupin domain-containing protein: MDYQNQVINISEKLTKFNEHWSPKVIGEMNNYQFKLAKIIGEFVWHSHKETDEVFIIMEGEMKISFRDGEVSLKKGDMYVIPKGKEHRPFSEKECHVMIIEPKGVVNTGENEGELTAENDVWI; encoded by the coding sequence ATGGATTATCAAAATCAAGTAATTAATATCAGTGAAAAACTAACAAAATTTAATGAACACTGGTCTCCAAAAGTGATTGGGGAAATGAATAACTATCAATTTAAATTAGCTAAAATTATTGGAGAGTTCGTTTGGCATAGCCATAAAGAGACAGATGAGGTGTTTATCATAATGGAAGGCGAAATGAAAATTTCATTTCGTGATGGAGAAGTAAGTCTGAAAAAAGGTGATATGTATGTTATACCTAAAGGTAAAGAACACAGACCATTTTCCGAAAAAGAATGCCATGTCATGATCATAGAGCCAAAAGGAGTCGTCAATACAGGTGAAAATGAAGGAGAATTGACTGCTGAAAATGATGTTTGGATTTAA
- a CDS encoding tyrosine-type recombinase/integrase, translated as METANVFIKEWYEEELLLFETHMDNKEYSRFTIDNYLRDINFFLDFFTRRKQEKVELEEAKKIHVTLFMNELKNKRKNSSTTRNRRLTALRSFFKCLMDYEMISHNPAAEMEGAKEPSGQLPDFLEKNELQGFFKKIEQVSQQQYIIRNKVMLGLMAFAGLRVAEVHSLNLTSLHKEKKGLTIVGKGNKTRYIPLPAQLFNEIINYIQNERQYPMKKDREALFISRRGKRISRRRIQEITERINSAWGKNGMESRKITSHKLRHSFATHLVREGKDIRTVQELLGHSNLNTTQKYTHVSDKQKEEAMDRNIAEYF; from the coding sequence ATGGAGACAGCTAACGTTTTTATTAAAGAGTGGTATGAAGAAGAGTTATTACTATTTGAAACTCATATGGATAATAAAGAGTATTCTCGTTTCACGATTGATAACTATTTACGAGACATCAATTTCTTCCTAGACTTTTTTACGAGAAGAAAACAAGAAAAAGTAGAGTTAGAAGAAGCAAAAAAAATACATGTTACATTATTTATGAATGAATTGAAAAATAAGCGAAAAAATTCCTCAACAACAAGAAACCGTCGATTGACAGCCTTACGTTCTTTTTTTAAATGTTTAATGGACTATGAGATGATTTCACATAATCCAGCAGCAGAGATGGAAGGGGCAAAAGAACCGAGTGGTCAGCTTCCTGATTTTTTAGAAAAGAACGAATTACAAGGTTTTTTTAAGAAGATAGAACAAGTGTCACAACAGCAATACATCATACGTAATAAAGTCATGTTAGGGCTAATGGCTTTTGCTGGTCTACGAGTTGCTGAGGTCCACTCCTTAAATCTCACTTCCTTACATAAAGAGAAAAAGGGATTAACAATTGTCGGTAAAGGGAATAAAACACGCTATATTCCTTTGCCGGCCCAGTTGTTTAACGAAATCATAAACTATATTCAAAATGAAAGACAATATCCAATGAAAAAAGATCGTGAAGCTCTCTTTATTTCAAGGCGTGGAAAAAGGATTTCAAGAAGAAGAATTCAAGAAATAACAGAACGAATTAATAGTGCTTGGGGGAAGAATGGAATGGAATCGCGAAAGATTACGAGCCATAAACTTCGTCATTCGTTCGCAACGCATCTCGTGCGTGAAGGAAAGGATATTCGAACAGTCCAAGAATTACTTGGGCATAGTAACTTAAATACAACACAGAAATATACTCATGTTTCAGATAAACAAAAAGAAGAAGCGATGGATCGGAATATTGCAGAATACTTTTGA
- a CDS encoding serine hydrolase translates to MKLEVLKPITTGDYGAVVYSIKDNKQLFSQNSNMVVPLASAGKLLIGLAIAKWVKGGQVLWNTTVPSIFFDPHEDSSIVYPHLQGRESLSLEEAVEVMIACHDNAVAKRVVDFLGGWEKIHKKIQEDYPTIHLLANPRDPKNEGSIHDLFHALMEIYRGYKNSPDIFSPIITGMVRQQEAIEEIPKQHLAHMTGGLPDFILDMGVLGEFTKQPLLYVLVGNQVPNRSKCAESDQIMENSLRELYRQYKAIHQMKEMI, encoded by the coding sequence ATGAAGTTAGAAGTATTGAAGCCTATTACTACAGGTGACTATGGAGCCGTTGTCTATTCAATCAAAGACAATAAACAGCTTTTTTCACAGAATAGCAATATGGTCGTTCCATTGGCTTCAGCCGGCAAATTGTTAATTGGTTTAGCGATTGCGAAATGGGTGAAGGGAGGACAGGTCCTTTGGAATACGACCGTACCTTCCATCTTTTTCGATCCACATGAGGACAGTTCCATCGTATATCCCCATCTTCAAGGCCGGGAGAGCTTGTCGCTAGAAGAAGCCGTTGAAGTAATGATTGCCTGTCATGATAATGCTGTCGCAAAGCGTGTAGTAGACTTCCTAGGGGGTTGGGAGAAAATACATAAAAAAATTCAAGAGGATTATCCAACGATTCATTTATTGGCTAACCCGCGAGACCCTAAAAATGAAGGGAGTATTCATGACTTATTTCACGCTTTAATGGAAATATATAGAGGGTATAAAAATTCTCCTGATATTTTCTCGCCTATCATTACTGGAATGGTTAGGCAACAAGAAGCAATAGAAGAGATTCCTAAACAACATCTTGCTCACATGACAGGTGGACTTCCTGATTTTATTTTAGATATGGGAGTGCTTGGTGAGTTTACGAAACAGCCACTTCTCTATGTACTAGTAGGCAATCAAGTTCCAAATCGTTCGAAATGTGCAGAATCAGATCAGATTATGGAGAATTCTTTACGTGAACTATACCGTCAATATAAAGCCATTCATCAAATGAAAGAGATGATCTAA
- a CDS encoding DinB family protein: MKQRHEILFKQLETYRSEMMDVLRHVTAKEASVIPKGFNNNIHWNLGHIYLDQYMWIQAVTMEETVAPESFHAWFGFGTSPADFTEETPTLDELKDLLKQQPDHIKIAYGERLEEEYPPTEMGMHTIEQVLIRTIFHEGMHLQAILDLKKLVNERDI; encoded by the coding sequence ATGAAACAACGTCATGAAATTTTATTTAAGCAATTAGAAACATATCGAAGTGAAATGATGGATGTTTTACGCCATGTCACGGCAAAAGAAGCTAGCGTCATACCAAAGGGTTTCAACAATAATATTCATTGGAATCTCGGTCATATTTATTTAGATCAATATATGTGGATTCAGGCTGTCACAATGGAAGAGACAGTTGCACCTGAATCCTTTCATGCTTGGTTTGGTTTCGGAACATCACCAGCTGATTTTACTGAAGAAACCCCTACTTTGGATGAGTTAAAAGACTTACTTAAACAGCAACCAGATCATATAAAGATTGCCTACGGAGAAAGACTAGAAGAGGAATATCCACCAACGGAAATGGGCATGCATACGATTGAACAAGTGTTGATTCGAACTATATTTCATGAAGGAATGCACTTACAGGCTATTCTAGATTTAAAGAAGCTAGTAAACGAAAGAGACATATAA
- the sspO gene encoding small acid-soluble spore protein O: protein MAKRKANHVREGANAAKAQGQGAGYNEEFANEPLHQAQQQNNKNRQRDQQ, encoded by the coding sequence ATGGCGAAACGAAAAGCAAATCATGTACGCGAAGGGGCAAATGCTGCGAAAGCTCAAGGGCAAGGTGCAGGCTATAATGAAGAATTTGCGAACGAACCACTACACCAAGCTCAACAGCAAAACAATAAGAACCGACAAAGAGATCAGCAATAA
- a CDS encoding TerD family protein, protein MKNSIYLTRKLKVFIENGEGKLSDVYLSTALKNIEGLGFTFSKPLIERAKTLSNEAFTTFYTNLVKNLKEQVGANVNHVPMYPNFPQDVMEMTDAELYINAIIHYVTLLLPNDKAKERFPLLDRVDLKVIDLGSEEDFYLMLSQLIGANTSISLTDKKDIEWAIHTIDDISKILPKFIPHKENLAFTIQQLLKHDKASMNEVSHYFNNATDVLRLAVALSDGDISLATPTKFKKFNRPERRFLLGLLDESRNITEDMIRYKKRWIRLGEILHPGEYRKKFPNAYRAFQVLRNSEKVETFNSKVEAALGEGQINKAVNLLSTRPGEFARRLDHLLRLSEKKHLDSHDVISAFSEVKDDLSTPVLLQLASHFRHRNEERDIRTFFPKGNVAKAWGIENNLPRINNEVCSIVKNLCEEAMRIRFSELPPLGKGYLDERLRDYLVPFSQRSASKSLRTLVRGSKISLPEGNFIRFFLWWKEGRVGEEHTGRVDIDLSAVIYDEGWEYQSHISYTNLRQGHYAFHSGDITSAPNGASEFIDFDIPKVLENGGRYVVMSLHSFTDHPYKNLPECFAGWMVRQSPNSGEIFEPATVQDKVDVTSDSTISIPVVLDLLERKLYWTDLSLTRYLNEYNNIEANKGGLALVAKSMTSIVKPNLYDLFKLHLEARGELVENIEEAESIFSLQNGITPFDIEKIMAEFIS, encoded by the coding sequence ATGAAAAATTCTATTTATTTGACAAGAAAACTAAAAGTGTTCATAGAAAACGGAGAGGGTAAGCTTTCTGATGTTTATCTTTCTACTGCTTTAAAAAATATTGAGGGCTTAGGCTTTACTTTTTCTAAGCCATTAATCGAAAGGGCTAAGACCCTTTCTAATGAGGCTTTTACAACGTTTTATACAAACCTTGTTAAAAACTTAAAAGAACAAGTTGGTGCCAATGTAAACCATGTACCGATGTATCCGAATTTTCCGCAAGATGTAATGGAAATGACGGATGCTGAACTATATATCAACGCTATTATTCATTATGTGACGTTACTTCTTCCAAATGATAAAGCGAAAGAGCGCTTCCCTCTATTAGATAGAGTTGACTTAAAAGTTATTGATCTAGGTAGTGAAGAAGATTTCTACTTGATGCTTTCTCAGCTCATTGGTGCGAATACATCCATTTCATTAACCGATAAAAAGGATATTGAATGGGCTATTCATACTATTGATGATATTTCTAAAATTCTTCCTAAATTTATCCCGCATAAAGAAAATTTGGCGTTTACTATCCAACAATTGTTAAAACATGATAAAGCGTCCATGAATGAAGTATCTCATTATTTTAATAATGCTACGGATGTATTAAGGCTTGCGGTTGCTTTATCAGATGGTGATATTAGCCTCGCAACACCAACAAAATTTAAGAAGTTCAACCGACCTGAAAGACGTTTTTTACTAGGATTATTAGATGAATCGCGAAACATTACGGAGGACATGATTCGGTACAAAAAACGTTGGATTCGTTTAGGAGAGATTCTACACCCCGGCGAATACCGTAAAAAGTTCCCAAATGCGTACCGTGCTTTTCAAGTATTACGAAACTCTGAAAAAGTTGAAACATTTAATAGTAAAGTAGAAGCTGCGCTAGGAGAGGGCCAAATAAATAAAGCAGTAAATCTTTTATCAACACGCCCAGGAGAATTCGCTCGTCGTTTAGACCACCTTCTTCGTCTTTCAGAAAAGAAGCACTTAGATTCTCATGATGTTATTTCTGCTTTTAGTGAGGTGAAAGATGACCTATCCACTCCTGTGTTGCTTCAATTAGCAAGTCATTTCAGACACCGGAATGAAGAAAGAGATATTCGGACCTTTTTCCCAAAAGGGAATGTAGCAAAGGCATGGGGAATTGAAAATAACCTTCCTCGAATTAATAATGAAGTCTGTTCAATCGTAAAAAATTTATGTGAAGAAGCAATGAGAATCCGCTTTTCTGAACTACCTCCACTTGGAAAAGGATATTTAGATGAACGATTAAGAGATTATCTTGTCCCTTTTTCACAGCGTTCTGCAAGTAAATCTCTTCGTACACTTGTTCGAGGAAGTAAAATCAGCCTTCCAGAAGGCAATTTTATACGGTTTTTCTTATGGTGGAAAGAAGGCCGTGTCGGAGAAGAACATACCGGCCGAGTTGATATTGATTTATCCGCTGTCATATATGATGAAGGATGGGAATATCAAAGTCATATATCTTATACAAATCTTCGACAAGGTCATTATGCTTTTCACAGTGGCGATATTACCTCGGCACCAAACGGAGCATCTGAGTTTATTGATTTTGATATTCCCAAAGTGCTAGAAAATGGTGGCCGTTACGTTGTTATGTCTCTACACTCGTTTACTGATCACCCTTACAAAAACCTTCCGGAATGCTTTGCTGGATGGATGGTTCGCCAATCTCCTAATTCAGGAGAAATTTTTGAGCCCGCTACTGTTCAAGATAAGGTTGATGTCACTTCTGATTCAACTATTTCAATCCCTGTTGTTCTTGATTTGTTGGAAAGAAAACTCTACTGGACGGATTTATCTTTAACAAGATACTTAAACGAATATAATAATATCGAAGCAAACAAAGGAGGACTTGCGCTTGTTGCAAAATCAATGACCTCCATCGTAAAGCCAAACCTTTACGATTTATTTAAGCTCCACCTTGAAGCTAGAGGTGAACTTGTTGAAAACATCGAAGAAGCAGAGAGCATATTTTCTTTACAAAACGGGATTACTCCTTTTGACATTGAAAAAATAATGGCGGAGTTTATAAGCTAA
- a CDS encoding GNAT family N-acetyltransferase, whose translation MKIKLKELTVDNWEECIGLSVSDQQKSFVADNSYSLLESKFWEGLYPLAIYYEELMVGFLMYGIESETGRMEMSRFMIDEKYQGKGYGRLAIQQLLELVRKKIGSIEFYTSAEPDNVNAIKLYESIGFEKTGEIMWDEIVLKIQL comes from the coding sequence ATGAAAATAAAGTTAAAAGAACTAACGGTTGATAATTGGGAAGAGTGTATTGGTTTGTCAGTCTCTGATCAACAAAAGTCGTTTGTTGCAGATAATAGTTATTCATTGTTAGAGTCAAAGTTTTGGGAGGGCTTATACCCACTAGCAATTTATTATGAAGAGTTAATGGTGGGTTTCTTAATGTATGGGATAGAGAGCGAAACGGGTCGAATGGAAATGAGTCGATTTATGATTGATGAAAAATATCAGGGGAAGGGTTATGGAAGGCTTGCCATTCAACAACTTTTAGAACTCGTTAGAAAAAAAATTGGTAGTATTGAATTTTATACAAGTGCAGAACCTGATAATGTGAATGCGATAAAATTATATGAATCTATTGGTTTTGAAAAAACGGGTGAGATAATGTGGGATGAAATTGTTCTGAAAATACAGCTTTAG